The genomic window GTGGCACGACGGGCACCGGGGAGACGGGGGAggtttgtggtggtggtggtgctcgggCGGCTTGCCGTggtgaccgccgccgccgctgccgctaccGGGCGGCTTgccgtggtggccgccgccgctgctgccgctacCGGGAGGCGGGCAGTCTTTGTTCCAGCCGTGGGCGACggagacgaggacgacgagcagGAAAGACACGACGGTGGCGAGCGCCGCAGCCATGGATGCTGGTGGCGCGGCTCGACGTTGCACGGTGGCGTGAGATGGGTTGGCGCGCCTTTTATAGAGCGGCCATGGACGCCCACGCCTCCGCTGATCACTGAACACTGAACACGTACACTGAACACGAACTACTGTCAGTGCTACTAATCTCCCATGGTCAACACCTGATCcaatcacaagttcacaaagCACTGCACTAACCAAGCAGCTTGTATgttaatcaattaatcaacTCAGTCTCGTCTCGTCATCTCGTGCATGGCATGGAATGGATGCATGCGTGGATGGGCGCCAGGTGTtcgcggcgagccggcgaggcggccaCCTGGCCCGGGGCGGGCGCGCTAGCGGCCACGGCGCGGGGGCGCTCACGGGCgagcaccgcgcgcgcgcgcggacgTACGCACGCCGACGCTTCTAGCGCGCTAGCACTCGGCAGCACGGCGCGCACAGGCACAGACGATGAGGTCGAGACGCCGCTGCGGGGAGGGGGGGAGACTGAGGTGGTTGTCGCCATGGGACGCGCCATGGCGCCCGTGACCTGACACCGCCAGAGCGCGCCGTGGAGTTTTCCGGCGACCTGGACGCCCGCTTGGGGCTCCACCTAGCAAGCACTGCGGCTGCATTTGCCGCCACGTACGTCGAGATTCGCACTGGCAATCCACAGATAGGGACATAGGGTGTGTTCGCTGCTGATGGATGGGAACATATCACCCTAGCACGAAAACAGAACAGTCcatagcacatgattaattaagtattagctaatttttttaaaaaaaatatatcaatgtaattttttaagcaactttcgtataaaaactttttataaaaaacatatcgtttagcagtttaaaaagcgtgcgcgcggaatacgattgagaggggttgggaaccctttGGTCCGAACACACCCTAGGGATTGTTTTTGTTTCACTACCCCAGTTTGCCTGACTATTGCTACAACTCAAGTTAGCCAGATTTTGACTGTTTGGATGCTTTACTAAGTTTGCCGCCATTCACCGTATTTTTATGTCACACTTATTTAAGTTGTGGCTTACAAAAGGTAAATCACACCTTAACTAGCGAAATAGGATTGCGCCACACCTTATTGAGTTGATGGCACGTGGGGTTATAATACATAAGAAGGAATAttgccacaagtgtggctaTGAACCAAACGATAAATTAACTTGGTCCAAACTTGTCTAACATGAGGTGTGTCAACCTTTGGCAAATTTTAGGAGCAAACCAAACAACCTCTAAGGTAAGATTCCTTCACCATGATGTGGGTCCCATGTGTTAttggtatatactccctctgtcttttaatataagggattttaatattttgattgcactgtttgaccattcgtcaaaaaattttagaattattatttagtttttttacttaatttattatacaaagtactttaagcacaacttttcatttttttatatttgcacaaattttttgaataagacgagtggtcaaatagtataagcaaaatatcaaaatcccttatattatgggatagatgGAGTAAAAGTGTAGCAAACTTGCTTTCATACAGCTTAAGTGTGGCTTTAATTTTATGTGCCACATGTTAGGCATGTTAGTTAAataaatgaaaaagtacaaattaccccccccAAACTATCGCGgttgtccgaattacccccctaaaccacaaaaccgaacattcttcaccccccaactatgcaaacctgacgaattaccccctcgacccaatccacaatggttttggtctacgtggcgtacgcgtggcatcCCAGTCagtgttttttaataaaaaaaatggtgggacccgcCTGTCATATtgtcccacctctctctcttccccacttTCCTCTCAatatctctctcttcccctcttcctctcaatctctctctgtctcaGATGTGGCCGGCGAGTTGGTGGCCAGCGCTAGGCACGGCGGGCGTGGTGGAGAGTTGGGCCGCGTCCGGCGGCCGGAAATCCACTGCGGGCGGCGGGCGCTGTCGCCCTCGCGCACCACCGGGAGCAGCTTTAGCTCCACGCGCGCCACGGGCACCACGGGCATGGTGCGACGCGAGGCGACGTTGGCGCCCAATCGAGCCCATCGCTGCTGCCACCTCCGCTCGCCCagccgtgcccgccgccgctcacccagtagcgccggcagccgccgccgcagtcgcctcCGCTCGGCCGttgccgcgacgccgccgtcctccgcccgCCCTGTGCGCCGTGCTTGCAGCCGCCTccgctcggccgtcgccgcgacgcgcgccgccgcccgcccccgtgCACCGCCGTCCGTCGCCCACCCCTCAgtgtctcccgccgccgccgatccttGAGAGAGACAGACGaagagtgggagagagagaagagatgaagagagagagagggcaaaGTGAAAGAGTATGACAGGCGGGTCCCACCATTGTTTAATTTAAAAACGCTGACTGGGAttccacgtgtacgccacgtagaccaaaaccaccgcggattggatcgaggggggtaattcgtccggtttgcatagttgggggtaaagaatgtccggttttatagttcagggggtaattcggacgaccacgatagttcgggcgccgcgggggggggggggtaattcgtactttttccttaaataaAATATGGCAAGCTTTGGTAATGTGAGTATACCAACCAAACAACACCTTACAGTTTGCTATATTGTCGGTGTTCCTTTGGTGCGCAAGAAATTTAAATGATTTCTTTATGTAATTTAGTTCAGTTGACATTCCTCTATTCGAAATTTGCATAAGCTATGGTGATTCTCAGGCTTGGAACCAAAAACCTGTGTAATTTGACAAACCGCAATCTTATTTCTATGAGAAACAGAGAGTGAGAGGCCTGTTAGAAAATGATAGACATacaaacgataaaaaaaaacaatagatcaatcatataaggcacgagatttaacgtggaaaaccctatcaaaacaggagagaaagaACCATGGGCGCcaaacagaaaaatatattcaCTATATCGGGGCGAGGTTACAACGTCAAACGGCAGCTTACAAGAAGTATATATGAAGGTGAAACTTAAAAGGATGACGATCCGTACTGCGGGGCTCCGCCCCTGCACCCCAGGCGTCCTCGGGCCTTTGGCCCAAGCCTCTAGCAACGGGCCTCTACTTTGCTCCAGCAGAAGTTGGcctttatatatatgcaaatgaaTTTAAATCACAACTCAACAATTACAATGCCTACACTTTTTAAGTAATGGAATTACGTGGATATATGCCCCATTTCAAATAGCTGAAATTATAGACGGATGAGTAATCTGGTTCTTATGAGTTATGACAGCTATTTAAgagtataaaataaataaattagctACTAAAAACATTTCACAAAATCTTATATAAATTTCTTTTGTATCAACACATCATTTAGTAACCTGCTGAGCGAGTAAATAAAGATCTAAAAtacagaataaaataaaaatatacagAGCTACAAAGTGAGGAAGAGAGGGAAAGTAGtattcgggaaaaaaaaacgagattGGAGGGAGAGCCATCCcaaacatttatttttaaagaagAAATTATAAGTGTGTTGGGAATTAAACCACACACCCCTTTCCACTATATTACCATGCATCTCGAAAGTAGTATTCGGTATTCACAGTTGGAAAGCATCAACCGGATGATCAGCCCTTGTCAGAAAAATAAGTTGTTATTACACGTTGCAGCCAACCACACGTACATGCCGTTTTTCGCTTGTGCAACCAGCCACCAAACACAGTGTTCGGCTGATCATCTAATAAGCGAGATTAGACATCAGGGGGCGTCACATCTCCAGGGATTTGAGGATTATCACGCCTAGTTTCACTATACaattaaaaccaaaacaaagCACCCGGAAATGACCTTAAAAATCATCAAATTTCGCTGCTTTTTAGCAGTGGATCCGGCCATCACCGACGTGCCTTTCCTGcgatgaggaaaaaaaaaaattacagttaGCTTCATTTGCTAATCCAAAAGTTTCACATTTTTAATCATTCATCACGTTCTAGCTGTGAGTAAAGACAGTTCATTCTTTTTTCGCGAATATGCAAAATATCTACAGAAGAAGTTTACAAAAGCAAAAACAACTGCAAAGCAAAGAGAGCAGAGAAAACAGTTCATTCTTGCAGTTCAAACAAATTGAGGTCACTTCAGTGATGATGAATTAATTCTTTCTTTGTTCAGATGATAACTCACCACGCTGAGATGATCGAGGTCTATATGATGCAGACGCCATGTCATTTAGGTCCTGCAACGGCGTCAGGTGCTTGACAACTTCATCCATTGTCGGACGAGACTTGGTGTCACGGCTGAGGCAGTGGTAGCAGATCTGAGCAACCTTCTGCACCCCTCTTACTGAATAGTTCAGCCCCAAGCGAGGATCTACGAGCTGGTAGAGCCTTCGCCGATCACTTAGATACGGCCTCGCCCATGCCACTAGGTTCTGCTCCCCAGTAGGTCGCTTCTTGTCCATTGATCGTCTACCGGTTAACATCTCGAGTAACACTACTCCGAAGCTATATACATCGCTCTTGGATGTCAAGTGTCCTGAAAAGTGTACTTTAATGAGATCTTGAACATGTATGCTTGTTTCTCAGAGGGAGAAGTATAATCTGATGTTTGACATTactttgtttttattattttaagtttttatgaAGCCAGAAAAGATCTCGTAGGAAGTAAACTTGTGGGATGCATACAGCAGTAACATTGAACCAGAAAGGCAGAGTAGAATATGTAATACCAAACTGGTTCCTGCTATCCACGTTTTCAGGTTATTCCAATGAATTCAGATAATCAAATCATGCTACGGAAGAGTGCTCCAAGATGAATGTTGTCTGTATCATTGTCTAAACAAACAAGCCATTTGTTACTTAAGTAAAAATCATCAGCTGTTACTTGGTGATCATGTCTAGATACTGCAGTTTATACGTCATCAGATGGAATCCCGAGGCATCTTAATATTCAATCTAGTAGGAATATCAGTGTGATGAAATTAGAAGCAAAGATGTAGATATCACACCCTAGAAACTCAcagaaacataataaaataataactGGTAGATTCGTATTAAAGAAAATTTGATTCAAGTAGACGACAAAAAACCAAAAGTTTCCGTAAAATACCTGTCATTACATACTCGGGTGCAGCATAACCATAGGTACCGACAACCCGTGTAGAGACATGAGTTTTATCGCCTTGAGGACCAGCTTTCGCTAACCCAAAATCTGAAAGTTTTGCATTGTACTCCTGTATAAGCAGAATTTCCACTGCTGTTAGAATAGCATGCAAGAAATAATCTTGTGAAAATGTGCAACATATTTATGAGCATGATGTGAATGAATTAATAAGAAATAGTACCGCATCAAGAAGAATATTTGATGTCTTAAAATCCCTGTAAATTACTGGTTTGGGACCTCCATGGAGAAAAGCTAGCCCTTTAGCAGCACCGAGAGCGATCTTCATTCTACAGGGCCAAGGTAGGGGAAGAGCCCCTTCAAGATTAAACAAAGTAAGATAACAGGAACTTTAGATTGGGAAACAATTTGAAGGCATTACCAATCAAGAAACTTACAGAACAAAGTACAATTGTTAGGCAAGGATGACCTAATAGATCAGGGAACACCATATAGATCATcgttaggccctctttgtttaggcttaggcctAGCCaattttttggcttatatgttTTATAAGCTGGTGGCTTTGAAGCCTTAAGTTTAATGGTGAAGTCATACCTCCActtcacataagccaaaaaagctacTGCAACCTAGCTTGTGGCTTAATAGTGTAAGAGTGGCTTATGTCCTTAAAAAACCAAACAGACAAGCTGCTTATCTGTTTAGGTTTAGACTTTTAGGCTCATAAGCTGGcgtataagcctaaacaaagagggcgtGTAAGGATAAACAGGTCCTAGTTTTCAATGAACTGTTAATAATTCAATGGACAACACCTAGAAATGATATTGTTGAGGTCAAGTCTTGGTGTTCAATAAGGCAAGTCAACAACAGCTTTTCTAAAAGAGTATTGTACTACTTATTCTAAAACAGCCCTGCATGCATTATCACCTTGgaagaaaaaagagtaaataaACAAAGGGTCACTTTCAACCATTGTTGCTCCTTTTGGGAGAAGTTACTAGTTTCTATAAAGCAGTTTAATTACTTCACTACATCAAGAAATATTTCTCAAGACATGACAATATCTAAATGTTTCAATTACatgattcattttattttaggacaaaaggATGTACTAACACATTGGCATATGAAAGTATtcatatagtatatattttgCATGAATTAAAAATGTGATGCCAATCTTATTTGaattaaaaagaaatactaaTGCATGTATTTGATTGTTTACTTCTGAAAAGATGGTTGTAAAGATTGCTTACTTCTGAAAAGATGGTTTTCAAGACTTCCCCGGGCCATGAATTCATATACAAGCAACCTTTGGTCATCCTCGATACAGTATCCAATCAGCTTAACAAGGTGTTTGTGATGCAGCTGTCCCAGAAAGTCAACTTCCGCCTGCAAATACGGTATGTTTGTAAGTTATAACTCTACCTACACAAACACATGTACAGGACAAGCACATACTTACCACCCATTCTCTGTGACCTTGAAGTGCATCCTGCTTCAAACTTTTGACAGCAACTGTAAGACCAGTACCGGGTTTTGCAGGAGATGTGCTGTTTGGATCAATCCATCCTTTGAATACATACCCAAACCCACCTTCTCCAAGAATACTATCTGGCCTAAAGTTAACAGTGGCAGATTTCAACTCTTGGAAAGTAAACTGAAGAAGTTTCTTTTCAGTTGATGCATTTACACCATTTTCATCATCAAGGTTTGTCTGAAAATGATCACCAAGCTCTCGATTGCTAGCATTTAGATATCTGGTCTCTGCTGTtatagagaaaaacaaaatgctTGAGCACCTCacccaaaaactgaaaaattcaACAACAGAAAGTACTTAGTAGATATCATGGCTATATACCCAAACTGTCCTTTGAGAGCCAAATTAAGCTTGAAAGAATAAGCCAAGATAGAATATTGTAAGGGCAATAGTTAGGTTAAGTAAGTTGATAGACATTGATCCAAGATTTATTATATGATGGGCATACTCCTAACCAATTTTTAATACAGGAAGAAAACCTACCAAGTTGACTTGAAATACCATCAGTGTGTGTTTCTTATGTTTTCCTGGTTATTATTTTGAAAGTACTGCTATTCAGCTTAATCATTTCCCGTCTCTCAAGGTCAGCAAAAATGATCAGCATGACATCAGAAAGAAACACAGCAGGATGTATTTTGCTCCTGAATAAAAGGATAAACGATTTGTTTCATGCTTCTGTCATATTTACAACAACCCTTCTTCAGCTATCACAAGGATAAGAAAAATCCCATTTGACAGACAGTTTAAATGTATACCATAAAGAGTTGCTTAGCACGGTATGATAGAAAGATGAGCAAAACCCATTCATCCTCTTATTGTTATTGAAACATGCTAATCCGAAGAACACATAACAACATAAAACATGTCTTTTTGTTACGAACATGGCAACAGCTAACAACATGCGAACACTCTCATTGAAATCTGAAGAACACACGGTGCTAAGATAATTCTGATCAAGCTCATATAGATGCAATGTTCCCTAGCACAAGCTTTTTAAGATTATGACACTCAAGCCTGTAAGAAATCATTGCTGTATGCCTGTACCACCATGAATAGCCCTTACAGCACTACTATAGGCATGATCCATTCCATCTCAGATAAAACAGCAAAACAGTATCCAATTTCCGTTTACTCTGAATCTGTATCCCAAGTTCCAATTTCTCATTATAACATCCAAAATTCCCACGTATATTACATCACTGACAGTACTAAGCACTAATCATCCGATCAAATACACAACAGATCAGTCCCCAGTGAACACGACCAGAATTTCCCAGAAACAGAAAAGTTTCCCCTTTCGATGAACATCAATCACATCGCCGCAACAATAGCCAAGCAAAAATATCCAACCACTAGAGAACAAACAAGCAAAATCACCCCCCACAGAACCAAACAAACACAAAAGAAGATCCCAATCTCACCAACCAGCTACaaacaaaatcaagaagaaGCCAACCTGCGTCGTGGACGTGGCTCCCCTTGGCGGAGCCCCCCGCCGCGCCCTTCTCGtcggcccccgccgccgccgctgccgccgccgccggccggaagCATGCCCCACGTAgcccccgcgccaccgccgcccagcACCCGCACCCgcgctcctccctccgccgggAAGGCATCTCTTCTTGCAGGCCCAAAATCGGAGCTAAAAACAAACACAGAACCGCTTCTtgctgctgctagctagctagcctcgAGTCCTACCGGCGCTGAATCCATCGAGAGCTCGAGATGACCGGTTCTtgggcttcttcttctttgccCCGTCGCCGTCCAAACCCCAATAGATAAGTGCGCCCAAAAAAGCGAAAGCgaaagggaggagaagagaattAGGACGGACAGCGttggtgcgtgcgtgcgtgcgtgggagTAGACAAGTAGGCGAAGCAAGATCAGAAAGCGAGTGGAGCCGAGCTAGGCAGCTAGCTACGTAGCTTAGCTTAGCTCGCGCGCGGCCGGGTGGATCAGTGAGTGGCAGTGGggcgtcaccaccaccaccacggccaccactgctgctgctgctgctgctgctgccggtgtggatcgtcgtcgtcgtcgccgccgtcatgatgacggcgtcggtggtggtggaaaggcggtagtagtagtagtagcttttCTGCGCGCGCGCAGGTGTGGAGGAGTGGTCGCCGTCACCCCCAGCGAGTTGTCGCTGCCTGCGCGGAGTGGAGTGGAGGCGagccaaccaaccaaccaacggGCAACCGTTGCGGCTGCAGCTGCGGCTGCGGGATGGGAGAAGAGAATATGTGCGGCGCTGAGGCTGAGCTGCTTTTTCTCCCGGTGGATCGCCGGATTATTATTCGCTTCTCCGCGGGTACAGCGAGTGGCTGGTAGGGTTGGCCAAACCAGTTAAGATGGGGTTATCGTCATCTTATATTTTGACCGTTACCGTGATAATCACAGGGTTACCGTAAAAACCGTATGATTATTACGAGGTATATTGTGATTTCAAAAACGGATAAGGTTACCGTATGTGATAACCACGATAAGCGTGTGATAACCGTACGGTTTTGTAAAACCTGTTGGCTAGATAGAAGTGGGAGCCTACACGGCGATCGGATCCACGTCGCTGTAAATGTGGTAAAAGAAAATGTCTTTTTTTACGGTGATCAGATCCACGTCGTTGTAAATGTGGTAAAAGaaaatgtcttttttttaaaaaaaaatgtttcttttttgcttttcttgtcAAGAGAATATGGTAAAAATGGTGTCTTTTTCAGATAAAAGGAGGTTATATGCTAGTGGTTCACGCTTCAGACTGTTCGGTGATGCGTATTCTTCGAGAGAGCATTTGCATATTATAAATACAGTGTTATTTGGGAATCAATTATGGAAATGGATATTAGGGATTGGTAGTAAAAGCGAGTTTTTTTAAGACTAAAAAGATAGATTAAGAGAGGCATAAGAGAGCATAGTAGTACATGCTTTCAGTGATTCAGAGTCTTCAGACTTCACATTGTTCGGAGTCTCTTGTATTTGCATTCTGCAGATAAACACAATGCTAGGGAATTGGAGATTAGAGATTGGTAGTAACTAAGTGTGGtgaaataatcataaaaaatgcTAAACTTCACACTGTTCTTGTATTTGCATAGTACAAATAGATACAGTGTTAACCTGCTAGTGATACAGTATTCAACTATGCAAACTGGAGATTAGAGATTGGTAGCAAGTGTGGTGAAAGAATCATCAATATGAAATTGACAAGATCTGTGACAGATGCACCTTGTTTTTGGAGGAGCTTGTGCTTTAAGCCGAAGCTTCAGGAGTACTAGTAGTTAAAAGGTGGTCCATTTGCTCTAATCACAGCAACCATTGCACATTGCTGAACCTGAACATCATCGACCCCACGAGCATTGGCATCCTGCCATCCTCTTCAGTCCACATCCTTCGAATGGGTAGGAAAACGGAACAGCAAAAACAGATGTTCTCACTTCTCTCTCCCACCAAAGTATTCAGATGTCACTGTTTATCTGAAGAAAAGGTGAGATGACAGATATATATGAGAttggaaggaaaagaaaagactaATTCAAAAGGAGGGGCCAAAAGGGCGGCTTTTTATCTGAACAGACAGAACAGTTCTAACCAATTGTTAGTACTTGTTAACTACTGCAAAGTGCAAAGTGCAAAGTGCGAAGTGGTAAACAATTTTGGCTACCTTTCCTATAGGGTCCCTTCACATGGTTTTCAGTTCTTTTTAGTTGAAGTTATTTGACAGTTAAGCTGACAATTCCCAACAACTTCTCCAATGGAAAATGCAGTTGCGTGTAGAAATTAAACAAGCTCAAGCTGTGTTTAGCACATGTGCTGAAAATGCAGTCGTACTTGTCTTACCTGCTGTATCAATGACGCCTTTTCATATATCATCTGCATTATATATGTTGGATCTGACCAAATTTCTGTCTTCTTTCACACCAAGAAACCTGCCAGTCCAAGTGTATGTACTTGCTGATGTATTTAACTATTAACACGATTACTGTATCCATATTCGAGCTGATTACagttacaaaagaaaaatatttgccTAGATTCATAAATTATAGTTTCAGACACTGAACAGATCAAGAGCAGAAGGGTTGATCGAGAGGAAAATAAGGTTACCGGTGATCCAGGTTGATCATCATCGGCGTGGCGATGAAAAAAAAGCCATTAATTTGGGGATCGGAGTATGAGGGACTGTTCACTTTTAacgccaaaaaaaaccttaccaaaatttagcattgctaaaattttagcaacttgccaaaattttggtaggatttcttatatagttactaaaatttggtagcaaactaaatgttgccatttttttggcaactaAATGCATTGGCCGGAGCACGGAGGCCGGCGGCCGATGGAGAAGAGGGCGACGGGGTGGCCCGTGGGCCGCATGATGGTGAGACGAATTCGGCCCAATTACCTGCCACGAGGCCATTACTGTGGGTGGGCCTAAAATCGTTTGGGTTTGGTCCCAATATGGACCTTATCTTACCGCTCAGCGTAGGGCTTTATATGCGGCCAAACTTTGGAAAAAGTAAACCGAagatccctcaacttgtcatcgagtcacagaatcatcccccaaccacaTAAAAACAGATATATTATATCCCTCAACAAAATCGTTCACTTTACATTCTTAGATGGTTTTGACCATAATTTTATCTAAAGTGACGGCTaaatcagcgtgggacccatatgggccccacatgtcagggtgtcAACGTCACCCTCTTtctttccccctcttctcttccttcctcctctccctctctctcggtgCTCATCTGGGTAGGCGGAGCCGCGGAGGGCGGCCAACGGGTGGGGAGGActgctggtgggggaggggagaggaggaggtccggcggccggcgtcgcgccggcggaggcaacgccgccgtggcggccttCTTCTTCACCTCTTTCCGCAGGCCACCGGGggtgaggggagaggaggaggtccggcggcggcgagggtggtggcagaggaggaggaggaggagatgagcgGCCGGAGTGGAgatgggtggcggcggccggcgacccgGCGAACAAGGCCGCCAATGCCTTGCCCCCGTGCTCCGGGAGGGAAACTTTCTGCCTTGCCCCTGTGCCAACGCCAACGAACTAGGAAGGGTCGCGCGCGACAAGGCGGAAGGCGCGGACGGGGGCGGAGCGCCGGAGGAGGACCGCGTCGACGTCGGACGCCACAACGCCTCGGTTGCGGGTTAGGTCGACGGAGGGGAGCGACTCccagcggcgccgccacgcgcggGAGAGTGcggaggtggccgccgccgctcttctcCCCAGTctcgtcctcgtcgccgacgagtCGACGGGCACGATCGGGAAGCGGCTGGCGAGCATCAACGTGGAGAACGTCGAGGAGAATCGTCGCGCACTCCGGAAGCTCCTGTTCACCGTCCCCTGCGTGCTGGATTGCCTCAGCGGCGTCATCCTATTCGAGGAGACGCTCTACCAGAGCACCCGCGACGGGACGCCCTTCGTcgacgtgctcgccgccgccggcgtgctggCCGGGATCAAGGTCGACAAGGGTACCGCCGAGCTCGCTGGCACCGACCGCGAGACGACGACCCAGGGGCATGCCGGCCTCGGCGAGCGCTGCAGGAGGTACTACGCCGCCGGCGTGCGGTTCGCCAAGTGGCGCGCCGTGCTCAGCATCGGGGCGTCCAAGCCGTCGCAGCTTGCCGTCGACGCTAACGCGCAGGCGTAGgcagtagctagctagttagctcGATCGAGGGCATCTCCATTTCCAGCCtatccctcttcttcctcctcctccgcctgtcCGGTTCTGGTTTTGGTGCTGCTTTGCTCGACACTATCCGATTTTGTTGGAAGCATTGCCGTGCTGTCACTGGAATGGATGGAATTAATATGCAGATTTCAAGCGAGGCCTGTTGTTGAAGTGCGCCTTCACGATCTCCTGTGGCACCTTCacccgccgccttcctcccggGGAGCTggtcgccgtccccgccgcccaGGAACGACTGCAGCGACAACAGCTGCCTCAGCCTCGGCCTGGGCTTGGGCTTCCCGTGGTAgttcgcctccgccggcgggggcggcgccagccgcgACAACCACCGCACCGCCGCCCCcacgcgtcgccggcggcacaACATCCTCTCCTCGACTTGCTCTCGACCGGCCGACGGCCCTAGGAACGAtgagaaaaatgagagagagaagagaggaaagagaggggTTGACGTGGACACgctgatatgtgggacccacgtgggttccacgctgactcattcgccacgtaggacaaaaccaggCTCAAAACCACCGAAAGACCTAAAGTGAATGGTTTTTGCAAATTGAGGGATGTtctatatctggttttatggttgatgGACGATTTtataattcgatgacaagttgagggaccttcggtgtactttttccccaaACTTTCCAACGCTGGTCAAGAAAACTCGGCCCGTTACAGTGGATGGGCCAGAAGTTTATGGGACTTTATACATTTGCCGAcaaattttattctaaaaatttGTCAGATATAAATATAGAACAATAGTAATATAATTACAGTTACAGTAACTGGTATATAATTACATCCTCCAAGAGGGCCATCTCCGGTCCTTGCCTAGTGCCGCTTCTTTGGGGACATGTTGGGAGGATAGGGGGTTCCTTTTATCTTTCTCTCTCACTCTAGGAGCAATAGCTTTAGTTTTATCTTTTGCTTTTTGTTTCCTCTCTTCCGCAATCCCTTTCTTGTAACTTGGCAAGGGACAATTCG from Oryza glaberrima chromosome 6, OglaRS2, whole genome shotgun sequence includes these protein-coding regions:
- the LOC127776476 gene encoding serine/threonine-protein kinase PBL34-like isoform X2, encoding MPSRRREERGCGCWAAVARGLRGACFRPAAAAAAAAGADEKGAAGGSAKGSHVHDAETRYLNASNRELGDHFQTNLDDENGVNASTEKKLLQFTFQELKSATVNFRPDSILGEGGFGYVFKGWIDPNSTSPAKPGTGLTVAVKSLKQDALQGHREWVAEVDFLGQLHHKHLVKLIGYCIEDDQRLLVYEFMARGSLENHLFRRALPLPWPCRMKIALGAAKGLAFLHGGPKPVIYRDFKTSNILLDAEYNAKLSDFGLAKAGPQGDKTHVSTRVVGTYGYAAPEYVMTGHLTSKSDVYSFGVVLLEMLTGRRSMDKKRPTGEQNLVAWARPYLSDRRRLYQLVDPRLGLNYSVRGVQKVAQICYHCLSRDTKSRPTMDEVVKHLTPLQDLNDMASASYRPRSSQRGKARR
- the LOC127776476 gene encoding serine/threonine-protein kinase PBL34-like isoform X3 — encoded protein: MLPAGGGGSGGGGGRREGRGGGLRQGEPRPRRSFWVRCSSILFFSITAETRYLNASNRELGDHFQTNLDDENGVNASTEKKLLQFTFQELKSATVNFRPDSILGEGGFGYVFKGWIDPNSTSPAKPGTGLTVAVKSLKQDALQGHREWVAEVDFLGQLHHKHLVKLIGYCIEDDQRLLVYEFMARGSLENHLFRRALPLPWPCRMKIALGAAKGLAFLHGGPKPVIYRDFKTSNILLDAEYNAKLSDFGLAKAGPQGDKTHVSTRVVGTYGYAAPEYVMTGHLTSKSDVYSFGVVLLEMLTGRRSMDKKRPTGEQNLVAWARPYLSDRRRLYQLVDPRLGLNYSVRGVQKVAQICYHCLSRDTKSRPTMDEVVKHLTPLQDLNDMASASYRPRSSQRGKARR
- the LOC127776476 gene encoding serine/threonine-protein kinase PBL34-like isoform X1, with the protein product MPSRRREERGCGCWAAVARGLRGACFRPAAAAAAAAGADEKGAAGGSAKGSHVHDAAETRYLNASNRELGDHFQTNLDDENGVNASTEKKLLQFTFQELKSATVNFRPDSILGEGGFGYVFKGWIDPNSTSPAKPGTGLTVAVKSLKQDALQGHREWVAEVDFLGQLHHKHLVKLIGYCIEDDQRLLVYEFMARGSLENHLFRRALPLPWPCRMKIALGAAKGLAFLHGGPKPVIYRDFKTSNILLDAEYNAKLSDFGLAKAGPQGDKTHVSTRVVGTYGYAAPEYVMTGHLTSKSDVYSFGVVLLEMLTGRRSMDKKRPTGEQNLVAWARPYLSDRRRLYQLVDPRLGLNYSVRGVQKVAQICYHCLSRDTKSRPTMDEVVKHLTPLQDLNDMASASYRPRSSQRGKARR
- the LOC127776285 gene encoding fructose-bisphosphate aldolase 6, cytosolic-like; protein product: MEKRATGWPVGRMMEGSRATRRKARTGAERRRRTASTSDATTPRLRVRSTEGSDSQRRRHARESAEVAAAALLPSLVLVADESTGTIGKRLASINVENVEENRRALRKLLFTVPCVLDCLSGVILFEETLYQSTRDGTPFVDVLAAAGVLAGIKVDKGTAELAGTDRETTTQGHAGLGERCRRYYAAGVRFAKWRAVLSIGASKPSQLAVDANAQA